The following are encoded in a window of Arvicanthis niloticus isolate mArvNil1 chromosome 1, mArvNil1.pat.X, whole genome shotgun sequence genomic DNA:
- the LOC117716168 gene encoding olfactory receptor 5B2-like encodes MTPLKNLTEVTYFLLLGLTDDPGLQLPLFITFFLIYIITLVGNIGMIMLIFLDSRLHTPMYFFLGNLSLVDIFYSSAITPKVMAGLLLGDKIISFNDCAVQMFFFAAFITVENYLLASMAYDRYVAVCKPLHYATTMTPSVCMCLIMGCYIFGFLNVSVYLGDTFSLSFCKCNVVHHFFCDMPAIMALSCSDRHINELILIYLASFNIFFALTIILVSYIIIFITILKMHSEAGHQKAISTCASHFTAVFIFYGTTIFMYLQPSSSHAMDTDKIASVFYTMVIPMLNPLVYSLRNKEVKSAFMKVVLKEKLLL; translated from the coding sequence ATGACACCACTGAAGAACTTGACAgaagtgacatactttctcctgCTGGGACTCACTGATGACCCAGGCCTGCAACTTCCTCTCTTTATTACCTTCTTTCTCATCTACATCATCACACTTGTAGGGAACATAGGAAtgatcatgttgattttcttggACTCTCGGCTCCATACtcccatgtacttttttcttGGTAACTTGTCCCTGGTGGATATTTTTTACTCTTCAGCTATCACACCAAAAGTCATGGCTGGGCTGCTGTTGGGAGACAAAATCATATCCTTCAATGACTGTGCTGTTCAGATGTTCTTTTTTGCAGCCTTTATTACTGTTGAAAATTACCTGTTAGCCTCaatggcctatgatcgctatgtggcAGTATGTAAACCCCTACACTATGCCACCACCATGACtccaagtgtatgtatgtgtctgatcATGGGCTGCtatatttttggtttcttgaaTGTCTCAGTTTACCTTGGAGATacattcagtctctctttctgtaAGTGTAATGTGGTCCATCATTTTTTCTGTGATATGCCAGCAATCATGGCTCTCTCTTGCTCTGATAGACATATTAATGAACTGATACTTATTTATCTAGCCAGTTTCAATATCTTCTTTGCTCTCACAATAATCTTAGTATcatacattataatttttatcaCAATCTTAAAGATGCACTCAGAAGCAGGGCATCAGAAGGCTATTTCTACATGTGCTTCCCACTTtactgctgtttttattttctatggaaCAACAATCTTCATGTATTTGCAACCAAGCTCTAGTCATGCAATGGACACAGACAAAATTGCATCTGTCTTCTACACCATGGTCATTCCCATGCTGAACCCTTTAGTTTACAGCCTGAGAAACAAAGAGGTAAAGAGTGCATTCATGAAAGTGGTTCTGAAAGAGAAATTACTGTTATga